A stretch of Aedes aegypti strain LVP_AGWG chromosome 2, AaegL5.0 Primary Assembly, whole genome shotgun sequence DNA encodes these proteins:
- the LOC5574499 gene encoding Krueppel homolog 1 isoform X1 — MDLFQRKDWIKDILSKSGTEIKEVPAEELRKMVYYTGLPLLMQQAENNTLTQLCFNATNDHSQSQPQQQQQQQQQSLDQSLHHQQQQQHRFQQQVVNLSNTQGNMQSQMGQQHPSAPYTNFHQTNNGGLVPTTIPQTSPPPAGPAKFRCEQCNINFGSKSAHTSHMKSHAKQQQMVAESKGGVSAKGLLNGPATPADPYQCDVCKKTFAVPARLVRHYRTHTGERPFECEFCHKMFSVKENLQVHRRIHTKERPYKCDICERAFEHSGKLHRHMRIHTGERPHKCNVCGKTFIQSGQLVIHMRTHTGEKPYKCPVEGCGKGFTCSKQLKVHSRTHTGEKPYHCDICFRDFGYNHVLKLHRVQHYGSKCYKCTICDETFKSKKEMEAHIKGHANEIPDEEETETKPLVAVPSSSSSSRSSLVEYSSSTSSLAAADSLSTMEDAMELEEDLHTPKVEFHDQQSSGSSSRSQGSSSGSITNENNVHYYSQFEQSVFRSYGVQSGVNPALLAAASIAAAATASSAEQNENIQSNRTPSPPPLVVFSQQQQHPQHQQLMTSNGADRLTPPSSQQHPASMDLMIHHLPTQQRFKREESPVNADPFLYKPLTIMKHHGYFAPASQVPEFRSSSDLVRQVEAAIAGTENLLTPPRSSPESPERSSSPESDSVLMADRDNNTLPPRKRKLYFKNESPQDLHHHLHHQHLTASSMDNSSTPPSPPSSSAVMRMSSVIQYAKAS; from the exons AACTACGCAAAATGGTGTACTACACGGGATTACCGCTGCTGATGCAACAAGCAGAAAACAACACGCTTACCCAGCTATGCTTCAACGCAACGAACGACCATTCCCAGTCGCAGccccaacagcagcagcagcagcaacagcaatcGCTTGACCAATCCCTTCACCAtcagcaacagcaacagcataGGTTCCAGCAGCAGGTCGTCAATCTGAGCAACACCCAAGGCAACATGCAGTCACAGATGGGCCAGCAGCATCCCAGCGCACCCTACACGAACTTCCACCAGACCAATAATGGTGGACTCGTGCCGACGACCATACCGCAGACCAGCCCTCCCCCGGCCGGACCTGCCAAGTTCCGCTGCGAACAGTGCAACATCAACTTCGGTAGCAAAAGTGCCCATACCAGTCACATGAAATCTCACGCCAAACAGCAGCAAATGGTAGCGGAGAGCAAGGGTGGAGTCAGTGCCAAGGGATTGCTCAACGGACCGGCCACTCCGGCCGACCCGTACCAGTGCGATGTGTGCAAGAAAACTTTTGCCGTTCCGGCCCGGCTTGTGCGGCACTACCGGACACATACCGGTGAACGCCCGTTCGAGTGCGAGTTCTGCCATAAGATGTTTAGCGTCAAGGAGAACCTGCAGGTTCACCGGCGGATCCACACCAAGGAACGGCCGTACAAGTGCGACATCTGCGAGCGAGCGTTTGAACACAGCGGAAAACTGCACAGGCACATGCGGATCCATACGGGTGAACGACCACACAAGTGCAACGTGTGCGGAAAGACGTTCATCCAGTCGGGTCAACTAGTCATCCACATGCGGACCCATACCG GTGAGAAACCGTACAAATGTCCGGTAGAGGGTTGCGGAAAGGGCTTCACGTGCTCGAAACAGTTGAAAGTGCACTCGCGGACTCACACCGGTGAGAAGCCGTACCATTGTGATATTTGCTTCCGGGACTTTGGCTATAACCATGTGCTGAAGTTGCACAGGGTACAGCACTACGGGTCGAAGTGCTACAAATGTACCATATGCGATGAAACGTTCAAGAGTAAGAAGGAAATGGAGGCCCACATCAAGGGCCATGCCAACGAGATTCCGGATGAGGAAGAGACTGAAACCAAGCCCTTGGTGGCAGTGCCATCGAGTAGCTCTAGTAGTCGAAGCAGTTTGGTAGAGTACTCGTCAAGCACGAGTAGTCTTGCAGCGGCGGACAGTTTGTCCACGATGGAAGATGCCATGGAACTTGAAGAAGATCTCCACACTCCCAAGGTTGAGTTCCATGATCAACAGAGTAGTGGCAGCAGCAGTAGAAGTCAAGGAAGCAGTAGCGGTAGCATAACAAACGAGAACAATGTCCATTATTACTCGCAATTTGAGCAGTCGGTTTTCCGAAGCTACGGAGTCCAATCCGGAGTGAATCCAGCACTGTTGGCAGCGGCGTCAATTGCTGCAGCTGCTACCGCTTCTTCAGCCGAACAAAATGAAAACATCCAAAGCAATAGGACACCATCACCGCCGCCATTGGTAGTGTTCTCGCAACAACAGCAACATCCGCAGCATCAGCAGCTAATGACCTCAAATGGTGCAGATCGGTTAACACCACCGTCTTCACAGCAGCACCCAGCGTCAATGGATCTGATGATTCACCATCTACCGACGCAACAACGCTTCAAGCGAGAAGAGTCGCCGGTCAATGCTGATCCTTTCCTATACAAACCGTTAACAATCATGAAACATCACGGCTACTTTGCACCGGCTTCACAGGTTCCCGAATTCAG GTCATCCAGCGATCTCGTGCGACAAGTGGAAGCGGCCATTGCCGGAACGGAAAATTTGCTGACACCCCCACGTTCCTCCCCGGAATCACCGGAACGGTCCTCGTCGCCCGAGTCCGATTCAGTATTAATGGCCGACCGGGACAACAACACCTTACCGCCGAGAAAGCGAAAGCTTTACTTCAAGAACGAATCGCCGCAAGATCTGCACCATCACCTTCACCACCAGCATCTAACGGCGTCGTCAATGGACAACAGCTCAACGCCGCCGTCGCCACCGTCTTCCTCGGCGGTCATGCGAATGAGCTCCGTCATTCAGTACGCCAAGGCATCCTAA
- the LOC5574499 gene encoding Krueppel homolog 1 isoform X2 has product MVYYTGLPLLMQQAENNTLTQLCFNATNDHSQSQPQQQQQQQQQSLDQSLHHQQQQQHRFQQQVVNLSNTQGNMQSQMGQQHPSAPYTNFHQTNNGGLVPTTIPQTSPPPAGPAKFRCEQCNINFGSKSAHTSHMKSHAKQQQMVAESKGGVSAKGLLNGPATPADPYQCDVCKKTFAVPARLVRHYRTHTGERPFECEFCHKMFSVKENLQVHRRIHTKERPYKCDICERAFEHSGKLHRHMRIHTGERPHKCNVCGKTFIQSGQLVIHMRTHTGEKPYKCPVEGCGKGFTCSKQLKVHSRTHTGEKPYHCDICFRDFGYNHVLKLHRVQHYGSKCYKCTICDETFKSKKEMEAHIKGHANEIPDEEETETKPLVAVPSSSSSSRSSLVEYSSSTSSLAAADSLSTMEDAMELEEDLHTPKVEFHDQQSSGSSSRSQGSSSGSITNENNVHYYSQFEQSVFRSYGVQSGVNPALLAAASIAAAATASSAEQNENIQSNRTPSPPPLVVFSQQQQHPQHQQLMTSNGADRLTPPSSQQHPASMDLMIHHLPTQQRFKREESPVNADPFLYKPLTIMKHHGYFAPASQVPEFRSSSDLVRQVEAAIAGTENLLTPPRSSPESPERSSSPESDSVLMADRDNNTLPPRKRKLYFKNESPQDLHHHLHHQHLTASSMDNSSTPPSPPSSSAVMRMSSVIQYAKAS; this is encoded by the exons ATGGTGTACTACACGGGATTACCGCTGCTGATGCAACAAGCAGAAAACAACACGCTTACCCAGCTATGCTTCAACGCAACGAACGACCATTCCCAGTCGCAGccccaacagcagcagcagcagcaacagcaatcGCTTGACCAATCCCTTCACCAtcagcaacagcaacagcataGGTTCCAGCAGCAGGTCGTCAATCTGAGCAACACCCAAGGCAACATGCAGTCACAGATGGGCCAGCAGCATCCCAGCGCACCCTACACGAACTTCCACCAGACCAATAATGGTGGACTCGTGCCGACGACCATACCGCAGACCAGCCCTCCCCCGGCCGGACCTGCCAAGTTCCGCTGCGAACAGTGCAACATCAACTTCGGTAGCAAAAGTGCCCATACCAGTCACATGAAATCTCACGCCAAACAGCAGCAAATGGTAGCGGAGAGCAAGGGTGGAGTCAGTGCCAAGGGATTGCTCAACGGACCGGCCACTCCGGCCGACCCGTACCAGTGCGATGTGTGCAAGAAAACTTTTGCCGTTCCGGCCCGGCTTGTGCGGCACTACCGGACACATACCGGTGAACGCCCGTTCGAGTGCGAGTTCTGCCATAAGATGTTTAGCGTCAAGGAGAACCTGCAGGTTCACCGGCGGATCCACACCAAGGAACGGCCGTACAAGTGCGACATCTGCGAGCGAGCGTTTGAACACAGCGGAAAACTGCACAGGCACATGCGGATCCATACGGGTGAACGACCACACAAGTGCAACGTGTGCGGAAAGACGTTCATCCAGTCGGGTCAACTAGTCATCCACATGCGGACCCATACCG GTGAGAAACCGTACAAATGTCCGGTAGAGGGTTGCGGAAAGGGCTTCACGTGCTCGAAACAGTTGAAAGTGCACTCGCGGACTCACACCGGTGAGAAGCCGTACCATTGTGATATTTGCTTCCGGGACTTTGGCTATAACCATGTGCTGAAGTTGCACAGGGTACAGCACTACGGGTCGAAGTGCTACAAATGTACCATATGCGATGAAACGTTCAAGAGTAAGAAGGAAATGGAGGCCCACATCAAGGGCCATGCCAACGAGATTCCGGATGAGGAAGAGACTGAAACCAAGCCCTTGGTGGCAGTGCCATCGAGTAGCTCTAGTAGTCGAAGCAGTTTGGTAGAGTACTCGTCAAGCACGAGTAGTCTTGCAGCGGCGGACAGTTTGTCCACGATGGAAGATGCCATGGAACTTGAAGAAGATCTCCACACTCCCAAGGTTGAGTTCCATGATCAACAGAGTAGTGGCAGCAGCAGTAGAAGTCAAGGAAGCAGTAGCGGTAGCATAACAAACGAGAACAATGTCCATTATTACTCGCAATTTGAGCAGTCGGTTTTCCGAAGCTACGGAGTCCAATCCGGAGTGAATCCAGCACTGTTGGCAGCGGCGTCAATTGCTGCAGCTGCTACCGCTTCTTCAGCCGAACAAAATGAAAACATCCAAAGCAATAGGACACCATCACCGCCGCCATTGGTAGTGTTCTCGCAACAACAGCAACATCCGCAGCATCAGCAGCTAATGACCTCAAATGGTGCAGATCGGTTAACACCACCGTCTTCACAGCAGCACCCAGCGTCAATGGATCTGATGATTCACCATCTACCGACGCAACAACGCTTCAAGCGAGAAGAGTCGCCGGTCAATGCTGATCCTTTCCTATACAAACCGTTAACAATCATGAAACATCACGGCTACTTTGCACCGGCTTCACAGGTTCCCGAATTCAG GTCATCCAGCGATCTCGTGCGACAAGTGGAAGCGGCCATTGCCGGAACGGAAAATTTGCTGACACCCCCACGTTCCTCCCCGGAATCACCGGAACGGTCCTCGTCGCCCGAGTCCGATTCAGTATTAATGGCCGACCGGGACAACAACACCTTACCGCCGAGAAAGCGAAAGCTTTACTTCAAGAACGAATCGCCGCAAGATCTGCACCATCACCTTCACCACCAGCATCTAACGGCGTCGTCAATGGACAACAGCTCAACGCCGCCGTCGCCACCGTCTTCCTCGGCGGTCATGCGAATGAGCTCCGTCATTCAGTACGCCAAGGCATCCTAA